The DNA region CATCGTATAAATAAATACCACTATTTTTCGCTACCCAAACTCTTTCTTGGGAGTCGACGAGCACATCGTAAATTCGGTTATTAACATAGGTCGTTTCATCTGCTGAATCTCTCAAATAATGAGAAATCTGCAGCGTCCTTTTATCGAGTTTCAAAAGCCCATTGACGGTTGCGATCCATAGAAAGTTTTTTGAATCGTCAATGTTAAGTATCTCGTTTAGAGAAAGATCGTCGATGCGGTCAGATTTTGGATTTACTAAACGTGCTGACGTCCCGTCGTAGCTGACTAACCCATCTTGCGTTGCAAACCACATTAACCCTAATTGGTCTTGAAAGATAACACTGATGTTTTCCATAGGAGTAATGGAGGGAACTTCCACGGGTATTAATTTAATTTTCTGTACAGGATAATGGAAGCGAGCTTGAGCAAATATCTCATAAAAAAATACTTGATAGCAAAGTAGAGTTATAAATACAGCAATCGCTGGCTTTTTCATTAATTATTTTTTGGGAAAGCTGAAATAGAGAACTTACTGTAAAGAAGGAATGGTCTAACATCAATAGTAATTATTGTCATAAAAAAACAAAGCTAGTGTCGACACTAGCTTTGACTTCTTAGGTTCTAATATTTAAAGATAGGCGATGAACTGTTTAATCTTTAAGAGTTTATCGTTTAAATAATTCGATCGGGTTCGTATTCGCGACAATCTCGGCAACCGCAACCCAGCCCGTGGGGAACATCGTCTCCAGCGAGTCCTCCAGATACCGCTTCAATTTCTTCGAAGGTCAATTCAGTTAGGTTTGTGCAAATAGTAGCGTCCTGATTGTCATCATGTTTAAACATAGTGATTTCCTCATTTTATCAAGTTTAAGAAGCAATGATTTTCAAGCTGAGCAACGTGTTTTCACATCTTCCGTTCTCGGAGATGGCGGTGAGAAAGCCACTTATCCATTTGCGACAATCCCACCGCACGTTGCTTCACTTGATATGTCATTAACCTACTGGCTAACGACAGGTTCAGTATCGGATTTTGCTAACCGTTTGGCTATGACTGCTCCGCCAAACTCATTAACTGTGACGACACTTCAAACGACAACCTATAAAAACATCAATAAAAACAATAAGATATGCCTATAGCAGATTTGACTCTAATAAAATAGCTTTATCCATGGGGTGAAGTATTCCTCGGTCTAAGGAGACCACTTTATCAGCCGAGCGAATGGTTTCTGGCCGATGAGCGATGATAATACGAGTAATATTAAGTTTTTTTACGGCTTCATTGACGACTGACTCTAATTTCGTATCGAGATTTGACGTTGCTTCATCCATAAATAATATTTTAGGTTTGCTGTACAGTGCTCGAGCTAAGAGTAAACGCTGTCGTTGGCCACCAGACAAAGTCGTTCCCATATCGCCGATAAGGGTATTGTATCCCATGGGCATATTCATAATGTCTTGATGAATCGAGGCGAGCTGCGCACTCTTTTTGACTTGCTCCTCGTCTACTTCAGGATCAAAGAATGAGATGTTGTCCATCAGTGAGCCAGAAAGCAACTGATCATCTTGCATGACGGCCGCGATAATTCGTCGGTAATTAGTGAGACCAAATTGATTGATCTCTACATCATCGATATAAACCTTCCCTTCGCTAGGAGACAGTAACCCAAGCATATTTTTCATAAGCGTGGTTTTTCCACCACCCGATGGGCCGACAATGGCCACCGATTCACCCGCCTCAAACGTATGACTCACTTTGTTAAAAATCATAGGTTCTGAGTCAGAATATTGGAAACTGAGTTTATCCAACGTTAACTTGCCTTGAACTTCTTTATCTTCTTCAACCAAGCGTTGTTGACCGAAATCCTCTTGTTCAGTTAAAGCAATATCGGCTATTCGATTTAAATGAAGGCCGAGCATTCTGAATTCAATTATCTTTTCGATGATTTTTGCTGACTTTTCGGTGAACTGGGTTTTATAGGCGATGAAAGCAAACAACATTCCTACGGAAAATTGTCCTTCTAAAACCAGTAGTGCTCCGAAGTAGATAACGGCAACATTCTCTATTCCAAATAAAGAGTCATTTATTGCCTTGTAGCTAATTTTAAGCTTATTTACTTTTATCTCTGCATTCATAGCATCGGCATAGTGGTTATGCCAAACGGTTTGTCGTTGCGGCTCGCGACCAAATAACTTAATACTTTGCGCGGCTCGTACGGTTTCCATAAAGTTAGTATTTTCTTTGGCGTTCGCTACGATCGCTTCTTCTTGTCGCCGCCTAAAAGGTTGGTACATTGCAAATCGCAAAATTGCGTAAACAATGACTACACCAAGTACAATACAGCCAAGAATTGGGCTGTAGATAAACATCATTATTAAAGTAGTGATCGTCATTAGCCCGTCAACCACCGCTTCAATCAGACCCGTTGTAATCAGGTTTTTAATATTATCCATTGAACTGAATCGAGAAACGATATCGCCGATATGGCGCTTCTCGAAAAAAGTCAGAGGTAAGTGAATTAAGTGTCGAAATAGATTGGCTGCCATTTGAATACTAAGTTGATTACTTAGGTACATAATAATGTAGCTACGTAAGGCCTGGGTACCTACGCCAATTAATGCGAGCAATAGAAATCCTAATGCTAGTACGACTAACAATTGGAGATCTTGTCCTACAACGACATTATCAACAACGAGCTGCATATAAAATGGGCTGACGAGTGCAAAAACCTGCAATAACATCGATAAGAAAAATATTTGAATGAGAACCCGTTTTAATCCGATTATTTTTGACCAAAGATCACTTAAGCGCATTTTGGTCTCATCATCTTTCTTCTTAAACTCTGTCGTCGGTGTGAGTTCTAACGCTACTCCGGTAAAATGATGAGAAACTTCTTCAATTGATAACGTTAAAACGCCACGAGCGGGATCGTGTATAACAACCTTATCTCGACTACAGCTTTTGAGAACAACGAAGTGATTGAGATCCCAGTGCAAGATACATGGCGTTTGCAATTGATTTAATTGTTCGAGTTCTAAGCGCAGCGCTCGACAAGAAAACTTCAAGTGATCCGCTGTTAGCATTAAGCTTTTAAGTGTGGCACCTTTAAGCGAGACCGGATAATGCCGCCGTAACGTATTTAAATCAATTTTATGACCATGAAAGCTTGATACCATCGCAAGACAAGCGAGTCCGCACTCAGCCATTTCTGTTTGTAAAATGGCGGGTAATTTCTGCTCGCCTTTAAAGGTAAGTAATTTAACTGGATTATCCATAATTAACGACCTTGTAAACTGTAAATTGGATCAAGCAACCAATCTAAAAGCGACAAATTTTCTAGAATGATATCGCCCTCTAATAGCATACCGGCTTGCAGAGGAAATGATTGACCGTAGGCTGTAACCTGTTGTTGATTTAAACTAACCGTTACGCGATAAACCGGTTCGTCGAGAGTTACTGGAACGGGTAACTCGTCTGGTCGCATAATGACTTCTGAAACGCGAACAATGTTCCCTTGATAGAGTCCATATCGTTGATAGGGAAAAGCGGTATAGCGAATGACCACTTTTTGATCCTTCTGTACGAAACCGATAGCCCGAGTCGGTACAAACAACTCGGCTTCAAATGATGCTCCTTCTGGCATTATTGCCAAAACAGGCATATTTCTTTTAATCGACTGACCAGTGTAGCTTTGCAATGCGGTAACTCTTCCGTCACTAGGTGCATGTAACGTAAAACTTCGCTGACTTTCGATGTTTAATATTTGTTGTTGAATACTACTCAGTTGTTGATCTAGTTCTGATTGAGCGATCGCCAAGCGCATAGGAATTTGTTGCAGTTGAAAAGCAAGATCTTCTTTTTTATTCTTTTTAACTAACAGCTGTCGGTTGTACTCATCTCTAGAAAATTTATGATCAAGCAGTAATTCGTATTGCTGATCTAACTTCTCATTCGAAATATGGCCTTTCTTATTTAACTGCTGATAATCTCTCAGTCTTTTTTCACTGAGTAAATACCGCTCTTCTGATGTAGATACTTGTTGCTTAAGTTGATCAATTTCAAAGTCAATACTTTTTAAACTGGCGCTGATCTTAGCTTCCTCTAAAATACTGAGTTGTTGCTGCTGCGACTTTTTAATGCCCAGTTCTTTGGCAACCTTTTTAAGTTCTGAGATTATTTCTGCATCAACATCAGAAGTGCTGGCCGTTGATCGACCTGTCGAAACAGTCAACAGAGGATCTCCCGCTTTAACCAGTTGACCTTCTTTGACCAGAATATTGGTCACCACACCTTCATTCTTCGCGTAAACTTTTGCTAAACCTTGGTCGGGTGTTAGGTATCCTGTGACGGTTTCTTTTCTGGCGTAATTACCCCAAAGTAATAAAGCAATGACTAAAATTGCGATTAAAGTGATTGCGATGGAAAGCACCGTAAAAGAAAGAGGCTGCAATACGATCACATTACCCCACAGTCGTTCTCTAGAGTGATCCAGTACTTCTTGCCTGAATAATTTTCTTGTCATTTTTTTTGCTTATCCGCGTTGATTACCTGAGCTAACTCTATTAAACACAATCCTTTTATTGCAAGTGAGAGAGTCGATTTTATTGGTAACCGAGTTATTTACTCGGTTACCTTGTCTATTATTTTTGAATTAGCTCATCGAGCATAAAGGTGTTGTTGGGTAAATTATGAATAAATCGATGTAAGAATAAAGCAACTCCACCAGATCCATCGTTGATATCGGTGCAGACCTTCATACGATTACTATCAGGAAAAACAATGCCATTATCGCGATCGACTTCGAACATTCTTAGTCCATCAACGACCTGATAGGTCAATGTTAAATAACTTTTATCGTTTAAGATTTGGTAAGCATCAAGTAAGTAGACTCCTAAACCGGTTAAACCAGTAGAAAATCCAGGGTTAATTGCGTATTTATGAGTTATATCGGCTTTTACACGACCAAGAAAATCTAGGTAGTCGGCTTTTTTGGTGACTTGATAAAACCTTAGTACCACACTGGCAATACCTGCGCTGCCAAATGCCAAATAGGGATAGACAATGTTGTCACCAGAGACGCGTGGAAAACCGATAGAGCCTCGAGCCGATTTCTCGAAAGATAAATCGAATTGCAATCCTTTCTCAGCTGTCTCTAAATACCGTTGTTGGCCGGTTACTTTATGCATGTAAAGCAAGAATAGTGCGATACCGCTCGCGCCCTCTAACAGTCCAAGGCTAATGCCATTGTCATCATCGGACTCTTCCCAACATAAGCCTCGATTAGACTGATAGGCAGTATCACACAGTACATCGGCTATTTTAGTGGCTTGTTTTAAATAACTCTCGTTAGCGTAGCGATTCCAGAAGTGCAATAGTGTCAAACCGAAGCCGGCTGCTCCGTATCCAAGATTCATTTTTTGAAATAGATTTGGGTGATGTAAGGCTTGTTTTAACGCATGTTTGGCGTCTTCTTCAAATCCAATACTGTCAAGTGCCCATGCCGTTCCGCTTAATCCATTCATTAATCCAGGGAGCTTGCCACCCGATTTTTCCTTGAGCTTATCTTTTATCCAATCCATCAACTCTTGCGGTAGTTCCTGTCCTGTTTTTGCCCAACTGTAAGCAACACCTAAGATGCCTTTGTCCATAGCAAAAATGTCTGACATTTGCGGACCCGTAGGTAATATTCTGAGTTCTGATTTTGGCTCGAGGTTTTGTTGATTATATTGATGTATTCCAACGAGACATTCGGCGGCGTGCTTTTCGATTTTGACCTTATTGCTTTTAAAGTTGAATTCAAAAGCATGCATGGCTGAGAGATCAATACTAAGTAATTCATCCTTTAGTGTATTTAAGTTAAGATTTTGCTCGGTTAGCAAGGTTTTGACTATGCGAATAAATCTTGTTGGAAGTCCATAGTCAAGATGAATATCTTCAAGAAGATTCGAGACGAATTGGTCGTTCAATTGCAACAAGGTCGTATTGGGAATAAACATGCCGGCAAGGATACAACCTAACGCGTAAAAGTCATCATGATAATCTGTCTCGTCTCGCTCAATGCGTTCGTACTTTGCAAATCCAGGAGTAAATAAATTGATCGGCTTATCGACGTTTCTTTCATATGCACCTTCGAAATCAATGAATTTTACTTCATGAGTTTCTTCATTGACCATAATGTTATGTGGAGAAATATCGCCAAATACGATCTTCTCTTGATGAAGTTTATTGACACAATCTAGTATGTTCGCCGCGACTTTTACTAGAATACGCATCCAAGACTGAACATCTTCTGTGGTCGCTTTCGAATGAGTGATTTTATTTATTTTTGCTTGGAAATTTTTAAGTGTAAGACCTTCAATCAGTTCTTGAGCAAGAAACTTATGTTCCCATTCGTCAAATAGGCTATAAACCTTAGGTGCGATATTTAACGGCTCAATTTTCTTCAATAGGCGATACTCTTTTTGTAATTGAGAAATAACATCGTATCCATCATCACTGATCCCGATGTAAGGACGAGCTTCTTTAATTAAAACTGTTTGCTTTGATTCAATATCATCCGCTAAATAAACACCACCAGCGTTTGATGCTTTAATTACAGCATTCACATCGTATCTTTGATCAAAATAGCCATTGGATGTACTGCTTTCTGAGTTCTCATTGTTTGATGTGATTCCAATCTCTTCATCATCAAATAAACGTTGAAATTCGGGTTTAATAAAGTCAGGCAAGTAAAAACTGGCTTGTCGCTTGTCTTCAATGTATCCATGTCGATTATCAAGAATATAGGACGTTTTCTCGCCCATGACATCTTGACCTGAAAGGCTTTTGAATCCACCATAGCGAAAGTAAATCACTTTAGAATCTCGATATTGACGGTCAGATAATATATAAGGACCTTGTTCTTCTTTAAGAGCAATGTAGAGTTGATCAAGTAATGATTTAAATTTTTCATTGCTTTGAGGATATATGGTAATGAATTTACCCGATGAAGATCGAGAGCAGTTTTTACTGAGTAGTTGACGAAGTATTTTTGGATCACTTGCGAATTTAAACTCAGTTTCTTCTTTTACACAAATAGCTAAAACTTTTTCTAGCGTTTGTAATGCACGCTCGGGTAGGGTTGAAACATGAATTTTCCAACCTTGAATCAAAGTATTGGTTTCTCTTGGGTGAACATACGTCCAAAAGTAATCTTGTTTCATTCTCCATACCGAGGGCAGTAACTCCGTGACATGGTCATAGTAGGTATCGTCTGGTAGACGAGCATCGAAAGGAATAAAGAAATCTGGGTGAGCATTAAGATCTTTGGCAACATTTTCCATGATCGCCTCCATGGTAATTTATCAAGTGAACAGGAAGTTTTGGTACTCTAGAAGAGCCACTTGTAAGGTTAATCACCTTACAAGTGGTACATCATGTCGTTATTGCTTATCGCAATACGTCATCACGGCAGCCGCGGCTTAAAGTAGACCATTCATTTGAACCTACAGTGCCACAATCGATGCTGTCTGTGCTCCATGCTTCAGCCATACGACCACCAGCAACTTCAGCAAGCTCTTGAAGGCCTAGAACTTTCATTTTGTCGTTGTTGATAGATACAGTGTTGTTAGTTTGCTTTTTCATAATTGCTTTCCTTTTTAGTTAGTGTGCGTTAGTGCACGAATGTTTTGTTAAAGTCCGTTGGGACGATTGCAATGTTAGGCAAACCTTCGAAGCTAAGCTTCTAATGAGACGACAAGCTTTTAAACTCGAGCGACATGCAACAAGAAATTCGATAACAGAAGCGACATTTTTTAAGCACTGAGGCGACAAAAAAGCAAAGAAAACTATTTAAATGCTTGATTTAATTGTATTTTTTAAGTGATTTAAAGTAAGTGGGAACTTCACTCAAAATAGTCTAGATGTGGGGTGATTTTGAGTGAAAATGTTTGAATTTTGTTGGCGTAATTTAAATTTTTTGGGGTGTTTCGCAGTGAACGCGATTTCGACCGTTGAGTTTTGAGCGATACAAGCCTTTGTCTGCTCGATCAAACAGGCTATGAAAATTATCTTGAGCATGCAATTCGGATAATCCAAAAGACATGGTAATGCTATCAATCTTTTTACTGGTCGCTTTATTGACAAATCCAAGGTTAGATATTTTCTCTCGAATATTGTTCATTAGTTTCATTCCGTCGTTCAACTTGGTGTTTGGCAGTAAAATTACGAACTCCTCACCGCCGTAACGACTGATGATATCGGAACCTTTCAAATTTGATTTAAGAGTATCGGCCACTAATTTAATCACTTTATCGCCGATGGTGTGACCGTGGTTATCATTAAACTGTTTAAAATGATCAATATCGCCGACGGCAAGCGTGATAGTATTGACCATCTCATCATCGACCATTTGATTAAATTCAGTTTGCAATGCGTTTCGATTCAGTAGACCGGTTAGTTGGTCTTGTCTGGCTTGCTTCTGAATTTGAGTGTATTTCTTTTGCAACACACGAATTTCAGCCATTACATTACTTAAATGTGACTCCAGCGAATTGACGGCCTTAAAAGTACTGAGGGTATTTTCAGACAGCGACTCCACCATACTTTTAATATCTTGATCGGTGATGGCCTTAAGCTGCTCTTTGGCTACTTTTAAGAAGTTCCGGTATTCTTTAAGTTGATTTCTAGCCTCAATAACAGCGCTACCGGTTTCATCAACGAGATCGGTAATGGTTTTATTAAAGCTATCGAAGTCGATGTATTTGGTTAGAACGAATTCACGGAACAGCAAATCTAGGGCGTTCGCATCCAGTTCGCCTTCTTTTTCGAATTCATTGACCCGTTTAACTAACTCATTAATGATATTGTGCTGATACTCAAAAGCAACCGAGTAAGCTATCGGGTGCGCAGGAATCTGTCTATCTCTAAGCCAGGTGAGAGATTGCAGTGAGAGTCTTCCTACAAATTTGGGGCTGTCTTGGTCGCTATCCGAACTCATGGTCTTTCTTTGAATATCCTGTCAATGCTTTAACTGTAGCCCAAAGCACTATAAAAGTCACCGCGGCCACTGAAAACAGTGGCCGGGAGAGATATTACTTTTGCAGCAGCGAAATATCTGCAATGGATAAAAAGAGCGAGTGCAATGCATTCAACAGTGCTAAACGATTAGACCGTACCTTGGTGTCTTCCGCGTTGACCATAACATGGTCGAAGAAAGCATCGACGGGCTCCCGGAGTTTGGCGAGCATGGTTAAAGCCGATTGATACTGGCTTTGCGCGACAAGTTGTTGAACTTCTTCAGTGATGGTTTCTAGCTGATCAAATAAAGCTCTTTCTTCCTCTTGCTCGAAGAGTTGGGCATCTACGCGATTTTGTTGCACATCGATATCCGCTTTGCTGAGGATATTGCCGACTCGTTTGTTGGCTGCCGCTAGGGCTTCACTGTCGTCGAGTTGATTAAAGTGATTAACAGCTTCTATTCGTTGTTGTATGTCGTATGGATTGGTAAGTTTGAGAGCAAAAACTGACTGCAACACCTGTGCGGAATATCCTCTTTCGAGATACCAGGCGTTCATACGACCCTCAATGAAGCTTAATACCTGTGAGCAAGTCTCTTCCGTCAGCTCGATGCCTTGATAACTACCGATACTTGAGTTAACCAGTGGTTTTAAATCTAGGTTAATCTTTTTCTCGGTTAATATTCTAATCAGTCCTACTGCTGAACGTCGCAAAGCAAACGGGTCTTTTGCCCCCGTTGGTGGCTGTCCAATTCCAAAAATACCGACCAGCGTATCGAGTCGATCGGCAATTGAAAGTGCGCTGCCTGTTGCGGATGACGGAAGTTGGTCTCCAGCAAAGCGAGGCTGGTAGATCTCATTCATTGCTTTGCAGACTTGTTCATTTTCGCCATCATTTTTAGCGTAGTAAGATCCCATAATTCCTTGAAGCTCTGGGAACTCATAGACCATGTTGGTCATTAAGTCAGACTTACATAAATCGGCGGCTCGTTGAATATCTTCCACATTACCCTGTAGAGGTGCAGCAAGTTCTGATGCGACTGCTTTGACTCTTTGAGTTTTATCAAACAAGGAGCCAAGTTTTTTCTGAAAAATAATATTCTTTAATTTCTCACTGTAACTATCTAGACGATGTTTTTTATCGGCTTCATAAAAAAACTTAGCATCGGATAAACGTGGACGTATCACTTTCTCGTTACCATCAATGACTGATTGAGGACGAGTACTTTCAATATTACTGACCGTAATAAAGTAAGGAAGTAACTTTTGCTTTTCGTCGACTAAATGAAAATACTTTTGATCCGCTTGCATAGTTGCAATCAATGCTTCAGCAGGTACTTCAAGGAAAGTTTCATCAAAACCACCTTGTAAAGCAACAGGCCACTCAACAAGTGCAGCTACTTCTTCAAGTAAGTCTTCATCGACCACTGGAGTTGCATTGAGGGTTTGCGCAATGGATTCGACTTGGTTTCGAATTTTTGCTTTGCGCGAGGCAAAGCTAACATCGACATAAGCGTTGGCAAGTTGCTCATCATAACTTTTAGGATTTTCAATCGTGATGGCTTGTGGGGCATGAAAACGATGCCCGAATGATTGGTTGCTCGCAGTAAGATCAAAAATTGTCGCTTGCGGTACCTCCTCGCCAAACAATATCAAAAGCCAATGAGGGACGCGAATAAACTCGTGATCTCCATTGCCCCAGCGCATGGCTTTAGGAATGGGTAGTTTGCTCAGTGCGTACTCGATGGCCTCTGGAATCAACTCCGATGTAGCCTGCCCTTTGACGGTAAGTTGAAAGGCCAGTCGTTCACCTTTCGGCGTACTCACTCTTTCTAAATCATCCACCTCGACGCCGCATGATTTGGCAAACCCGACTGCTGCGGGTTTAGGACTACCGTCAGCGTTAAATGCCGCAGCAACGGCTGGTCCTTGTCGGTCTTGAATTTTGTCCTGCTGTTGAGTGTCGAGTTCAAACACTCGAATGGCTAGACGTCGTGGTGTCGCCATCCATTCGCTGTCCACGTAGGATAGCTCTAACTCTTTGAGCTTTTGAATAAATCCATCATGAAACGCAGATGCTAATGCCTTAAGCGCCTTGGGAGGTAATTCTTCGGTACCTAGCTCGATCAATAAATCACGTGATTGAGTCATTTACTTATCTCCTTGGCTCGCATGCTGGCAGATTGGGAAACCAAGCGCTTCCCGAGAGGCGTAATAAGCTTCGGCGACTGCCCGCGCGAGTGCTCTAACCCGTAAAATATAACGTTGTCGTTCAGTCACAGAAATGGCATGCCGAGCATCCAGTAAATTGAATGCATGAGAGGCTTTTAATACGAGTTCGTAAGCGGGCAGAGGCAAGCCTTTCTCAATCATCATTTGGCTTTGTTTTTCGTAGTTATCAAACTGTAAAAATAAAAAATCAACATCAGCGTGTTCAAAATTATACGCGGATTGTTCCACTTCATTTTGATGGAAAACATCACGGTAAGTGACCGTTCCTTGAGGACCCTCGGTCCAAATAAGATCGTAAATGCTATCGACGCCTTGCAAATACATAGCTATACGCTCAAGTCCGTAGGTAATTTCACCGGTAATAGGGCGACATTCAAGACCGCCAACTTGTTGGAAGTAGGTGAACTGAGTGACTTCCATTCCATTGAGCCAAACCTCCCATCCTAGACCCCAAGCACCGAGCGTTGGAGACTCCCAATTGTCCTCGACAAAACGAACATCATGCTCGAGAGGATCAATACCGAGTACTCGCAACGATCCTAAATAAAGGTCTTGAATGTTTTCTGGAGCAGGCTTCAAAACGACTTGATACTGATAGTAGTGCTGCAATCTATTGGGGTTTTCTCCATAGCGCCCATCAGTTGGTCGTCGGCAGGGTTGAACATAGGCCGAGCGCCAAGGCTCAGGACCAATCGACCGCAAAAAAGTCATTGGATGAAAAGTACCCGCACCAACTTCTAAGTCAAGAGGCTGAACAATAACGCAGCCGTGTTCTGACCAATACGCTTGTAAAGCCATTATCAGGCCTTGAAAGGTACGTGGTGCACCGGAAATTCCTGAGGTTGCCTGTTGAGTCGCCAAAACGCTGCTCCAAAAGGGTTATATTATTCTTAAAAGCCGGATTATATCAGGGCTTGCACAGTGATCCTATGGTGCAAATAAAGATTCGAGAATGCTTTCATAAATTGTTATTCTTCTCGGTCTAGAATGTCCAAAATTCGCGCAGATTTTCGAAGGTTTGTCCGAATAACTATCACCAAAGTAGATATTTATGACTTTAGAAGGATTAACACGGTGCCATTGGTGCGGCGATGACTCGCTCTACGTTGATTATCATGACAATGAGTGGGGAATAGCTGTTTACGATGATCAACGCTTATTTGAATGTTTATGCCTTGAAGGCGCTCAAGCGGGACTCAGTTGGATTACCGTATTAAGAAAGCGTGAACAGTATAGAAAAGTGTACCATCAGTTCAATATCGAGGCGGTCAGTCAAATGAGTGATGAAGAGCTCGAAGAGATTCTAAAAGACCCCGGAGTGATTAGAAATAGGCTGAAGGTGTATGGCTTTCGTAAAAATGCCCAGGCGTTGTTAA from Pleionea litopenaei includes:
- a CDS encoding DNA-3-methyladenine glycosylase I, with the translated sequence MTLEGLTRCHWCGDDSLYVDYHDNEWGIAVYDDQRLFECLCLEGAQAGLSWITVLRKREQYRKVYHQFNIEAVSQMSDEELEEILKDPGVIRNRLKVYGFRKNAQALLNNFADKGAFSQYLWSFVEGKTIVNRYKQGQSYPTTSTQSDAMSKALKKLGFTFVGSTICYAFMQAVGMVDDHAPDCFRAK
- the glyQ gene encoding glycine--tRNA ligase subunit alpha, whose protein sequence is MATQQATSGISGAPRTFQGLIMALQAYWSEHGCVIVQPLDLEVGAGTFHPMTFLRSIGPEPWRSAYVQPCRRPTDGRYGENPNRLQHYYQYQVVLKPAPENIQDLYLGSLRVLGIDPLEHDVRFVEDNWESPTLGAWGLGWEVWLNGMEVTQFTYFQQVGGLECRPITGEITYGLERIAMYLQGVDSIYDLIWTEGPQGTVTYRDVFHQNEVEQSAYNFEHADVDFLFLQFDNYEKQSQMMIEKGLPLPAYELVLKASHAFNLLDARHAISVTERQRYILRVRALARAVAEAYYASREALGFPICQHASQGDK